One genomic window of Penaeus chinensis breed Huanghai No. 1 chromosome 35, ASM1920278v2, whole genome shotgun sequence includes the following:
- the LOC125044312 gene encoding thyroxine 5-deiodinase-like isoform X1 → MASLERFHEMTEDYSELADFALVYIAEAHPIDGYFLKDNLQIPSHKTLEERYKAAQLMLDQQPQSCPVLVDRLNDEANRAYAASPGRLYIVFEGTVVYKGGQGPLGYKVNEVEAWLEAFRQHKQVMTISTVQNVEARHDLPNPA, encoded by the exons ATGGCCAGCTTGGAGCGGTTCCatgag ATGACTGAGGACTACTCCGAGCTGGCAGACTTCGCCCTCGTGTACATCGCGGAGGCGCATCCCATTGATGGCTATTTTCTCAAAGACAACTTGCAGATTCCGAGCCATAA GACGCTGGAGGAGCGTTACAAGGCGGCGCAGCTGATGTTGGACCAGCAGCCGCAGTCCTGCCCGGTGCTGGTGGACAGGCTGAACGACGAGGCAAACAGGGCATATGCGGCGAGTCCGGGGCGCTTGTACATCGTGTTCGAAGGCACTGTGGTTTACAAGGGGGGGCAGGGGCCGCTGGGTTATAAG gTAAACGAGGTGGAGGCTTGGCTGGAGGCGTTCAGGCAACACAAGCAGGTCATGACAATATCAACGGTACAGAACGTAGAAGCCAGACACGACCTTCCGAACCCAGCTTAA